From Bacteroidales bacterium, one genomic window encodes:
- a CDS encoding ORF6N domain-containing protein — translation MTKDKIQSIIPDEIVMNKIYFIRDQKVMLYRDLAELYGVLTGNLNKAVKRNIKRFPEDFMFRLTKEEFDNLIFQFGTSSWGGSRNLPYAFTEQGVAMLSGILNSERAINVNIQIMRIFTRVRQLLTDNLSVKLEIEEIKKKLEN, via the coding sequence ATGACAAAAGATAAAATCCAGTCAATAATCCCCGATGAAATAGTGATGAACAAAATATATTTTATCCGTGATCAAAAGGTAATGCTATATAGGGATTTGGCTGAGCTTTATGGAGTTCTAACAGGAAACTTAAACAAAGCTGTTAAAAGAAATATCAAGCGTTTTCCTGAAGATTTTATGTTCCGATTAACAAAGGAAGAGTTTGACAACTTGATATTCCAATTTGGAACATCAAGTTGGGGTGGAAGCAGAAATCTTCCATATGCATTTACTGAACAGGGTGTTGCAATGTTGTCAGGTATACTGAACAGCGAAAGGGCAATAAATGTAAATATCCAGATAATGCGAATATTTACAAGGGTCCGTCAATTGTTGACCGATAATTTAAGTGTAAAACTGGAAATAGAAGAAATCAAAAAGAAACTTGAGAACC